From Bactrocera oleae isolate idBacOlea1 chromosome 4, idBacOlea1, whole genome shotgun sequence:
AATGTAATTGCAGATGCAccgcaaaaaaaatttgcagtCAAATGACATTGTTGGTAGAATGGCAGTGGCATTGTGCTGTTGCTACTGTGCTAATgatattgctttatttattttctttcaaatatcaTGGTCGAGATTATGATGTTATAAGTAGAAATGATGAACAAGCTATTTTTTCTATTCTCTTCACGCTTAAGTTATCGCGTGAATGTTTTTAAACTCTACCGATGAACACGCTAACTTCGGCAAACTATTAAAAACTCGCTTAAATAGAATTATTCACCAACAGATCAAATTTGATATGGACTGGTCTGTTTAAACTGCGTGCGCAAGCCGAAAcgataaacaattttttgtgtttttaatagATTCAAGGCCacatgttgcagaagtgttttggggagtctactttattacAAACACAAGTGCTTgaatggcacaaagcattcagcgAAATTGATGAAGTAACGAAAACTTCCCTCATGCGAATCGCCTCTGGtattgacgataacatcgaaaaagttgaagaaacaatgcttgaaaatcgtcgtgttggtaTCAGAAAGATAGCAGAAGATCTCAACATCGCTTATGAATCGacttaacacattttggttagtgttttgagtatgaagcgtgtcaatgctatactcgtaccaaaagacctgaatcttttatAAAAACGATGTCGAGTATAGGTCGCCAAAGAGATGTCACGGATTTAAGTCTTTGAACAGAAGTTTAGACGTCTGGTCACCATAACTCTGTCGTTTTAGTATTAAGTCGCCGTAACGAATGGAGCAGATATATAACCGTCCAAAGGCTATCAATTCCTCAACACTTTAAAGGGTAAAATATATCTAaccttaataataaatttatcaacACAACAATGaggcaataaaattttaatgctgAGATTATTTAGAGCTTAATATAATAGTAGAATACGAAATCTGTTgagaaagcaaaagcaaaagcaaaaacaattaaaattacgtGAAAAGCAAAgagtgtaataaaaatttcgtAGAAAATGTGATGACCAAGATCAAAGGTATGTGCCAAAGGCATGCAGAcacaaaaatatgtgtgtaatCGTATGAATATTTGTGATGTAGCAGCTATGACGCATAACTTGTGCGACACAAAGTCTTTTAAGGAATTTgaagataaaaaataattcaaaactaCAGATACAGGGGGCTCTACATGCAATAATTCTAAGAAATCGAATTTTTCACTTAAATCATATTAAATGCAAATGTCAGCAATAGATTACGATTTTTTAATGTGCATAAAAATGTATCTACGTACAGTTGCGATCAAAATATTAGTAGTGCGCATAATGTAGTAAactaatcaaaaaaaatataggttttttatatgcaaaatatttacatttatattttagcaaattattttattaacaagttattcataaaaaaaacttgagagattaatttattttaatattacttgAACTTATTTTCGAAAggatttgcatatacatataggcGATCAAAATAACAGTAGTTATAACTCAGCTGAGTACAAAAGTTTATGTAataattcaaatcaaaaaaaatcatagcaaaattaaattaaatatataaataataataaatgcttaaTAGCGTtgtttaaaactattaaaaatatttaaaaaaaaactgttcataaaacttcaaataaaaatgaatttatgagaaaaaaattatcagaGGAAAtgtcagttaatttttttaaattaaaactataacGAAAATATAGTCGTTCAAAAACGCAGTAGACCGAATTGCATGGAAAATGCATTTAACCGTAGCGTGCTGAGAAGCAATTTATGTTATGAGGTGAATGCAATTATATTTCAtacgtacatacctatgtacgtATTGCTACATTATTTAGCATGTGaacttaaagttttaaaatttacattgcATACAGACGACGAAGTTAATTTTGGGCTTGACCGCACGTCTCTTCAAGTTTGTTGTGTGTATAACTAACATAGTTTACATACGTATTTGCTCAATTActtcatatattttaaacggctaacgcatattttttattgttgaattttaaaaaaggcaataacatattttaaatgttatataaaaacaactaaCAATTTCAAAGGAAgacactttaaaaaaatcgagttGCCAAaagcatattattattattctggtCACCACATTTTGAAGAGTAGTTTCTTTTTTTGCGAttggcaaaattattattaattaaacatattttatacattttttttaaataaaaaatttctttttaattgccGTTTAAGTTATTAACGCTTGAATTATATTAATTCacagtttttaaatactttcatCACATCACTTTCATTTGCAATCAACGCCTAACATACTTGAATACGTTCGCATGTAATTTTACATTTcttatttgattttgttttatctacattttatgtttatttacaaTGGCACCTAAATATGTGTATTCGTATATAGCATCTTAAATACAAACCAAAAATGCGAAAAACAAATGTAACACCGCTGCACCAATATTTACACAgtcaataattttgtaattgatACAGCTGCTGCAGTAAAGGACGGGAAGTCGCAGTTGGTGAAAGATCACCACTTTCCATTTTCACTCACAACAAATCAAAATCATACGCGATTAAATCACGTTCCACAACAAAACGTCGCCCAGTCAATAAACCAGAAAAAACACTACACATTTATCTTATAGATGCAAGAGAGGCACAAAGGAGAAACACTAAGGTGACACgcacaacaaatgcaaaaaagacAACATCAGTCAATAACAAACAGCAAGCAAGCGAAATTACTTGTTAAAAGTTGTTGTGGTGACCACAAGTTATTGATAGTGTGGTAGTGGAACCTACTGTTGTGTGGTAAAGCTGCAGGTGTAGCTAAGTACTTACAGCAATAGCTTtatttttgcgaaaataaaattaaaaataaaacaacagcaaacacgTTAGACGACGACCGGACGTTGCATACCTATATAGGTATGTAGTATACATGTGAAGTTTCACAACTTCACTACTAGTGCCTCGGATTACAACTTAACTATAGGCTCAGACGATGGCGTCTACGACAGAGACAACATTGAAGATCTCACGCGTTGTCGCGGCTTTAAAACGCACTTGACTTTCTTTTCTACACCTTTTTCCGCAAGCGGCTTGTCAGCCGGTTTCCACCAACTCCACCTGTTTGCTGCTGTCAATCGTTTGGCAAGTagcgtaaaaaaaaaatttcactgctGTTTGgccatttttttgcaaatatatacgtatgtatgtatattaatgtttttcgatAGACAATAGTCGCAGTAAAGTCTAATTTGAACTATTCCTTTTACTTatactttcatatatataaagataaaatacacatttttaatcaaaacattattataatatatgtatatacatatatgtatacgaatacatacataaatatgtaaatatctgtTTAATGAAACACACGCTCCAGCAACAGATGTAAAGCAGAAACCAGCGCACCGAGCGTGCACAACCAACACGTACGACGAACGAATCGAACTAAAGTGGGAAACCAGCATTGATGTTGTCGTTCGCTTCAATTCTCTACCAGCAACTCGTTGCTGTTGCGATCGAACGTCTgccaatttctttaataacgTTGAGCCTAcgataaaaaagaaattggcggagcaatatttgtttttattattcaaagtGAAATAGACAGCAAAACATGCGCTACAAGAGGCTTTCAATCGGTGTTTGCTGTTTTCCACCAAAAAGTTATGATATCGAGgtacttttattaaatatcatCGGATATAAATCTAACACTCCAGAAAATTGTATCAAAAAATTGCAGATTGTAAGCTGCCTTGTAAACTGTATATTAGGATTTATTTTATCCTAGGGTGGATTTTGAGTGAGGCTACAGGTTGTCAACGCATTTTTATAGAAGAAAAAGTCGGAcaccctataaattatattcataaatgTTTAGTGTTATGAGTTCAATCGATTAAGCCACGTCCGCCTATCTGAccgtccctcagtttttgagaaatcgatcttaaaattgttcagatcgggctccaattatatatacatatctgccatacaaactaaacgatcaaatcaagtttttgtgcaagcgaagttaatgtttttttttcattaagaaACTCGGCAATGTCGAATAATAATGAAACATTAACGACCAATCAATTTATGCTCAAAGATTCTtctaaaaatttagttacataataatgttttttaatattttatcataTCGCTTTCACtacaactaaaatatattttatatggccTTCAATTTAGTCAATTAGTGAACTGTCTACAAAATAAATCCTAAATTTATGCAGCAAATTGACTAAATTAAATGCAGGCTGAAACTATTATATAGAGCTGCAGCAATGTTATttgaacacacacatacaaaatgtATGAATATCTCGAAATATTTTAACGTTTTGTGTTAAAATTCTAGAAGCAATTTAAGAGTTTTATAGAACATAAAATCTTCTTCTGGTTACTATAAATAAGCCTtagtaaaatgttttaaatgcgGGCCACCTGTATTGTTACACTTGGCTAACTTGCGTGCACCTGTGTCAGACATTTTCACCCGCGCACAATCATCCCCTTCTCTAATAACATTGCTTTAAATATAGTTGCAATGCGTATACATGCTAACCAACAATTAATCcatacacaaaatatttcataaaatgaacatttacatatatcggtttatgtttaattaaacaaatttatttttctgccAACACTCctttaatttttcaacaaatttaccATCTATttccacatacacacatatgtagctTAGAAGCGACGCTTTATTAGCAAACAAGTGGTTTAAGGAAACTCAATTTAATAACTTTACATACTTGAGGTATTTCTAAcagtatatatttgttttatcacTTCTAGGCACTATTATTTcattgtgtatataaataactcAATTCCGGATTAAGGAATTTTATAAagacaaaaatcaaaacaaaaacttttccgAAAATCGCGTTGCGCATTTTTTCGGAATTTGTTCTCCGAAAACTTAACCATGCAACCCTGAAGTAGATTGTAGAagatcaaattttattattgtccGCTACAGGGTGTACaaaagagaaaatttaaaacaccagaaaagtaaatatatgttaacaaaaaattaaattaatagttCATATTATATTCGTAATAACGATTACTAATctgatttttaacttttttgaaacatatataaaatcggtgtttttctaaatttgtttatacatatatataatagtttgaTTTACTTCATACAACCCTGTAATTGTTATTcccaccagagaacgtatattatacgTTCTCTGTCTGAATCATCAAGTCAAAAACACGATTTAACTCGACCAatcagaaaacaccaagtcagtaAATGTTAACAAATGCGTAAAAAAACTACAAGTGCAAAGATTACTAATCACCAGTTCAAATTGAACACGACAGCGATTTAGTTAAAGGCGAACATTTTTATAGATACAATAACGGAGTCATGTGAAGTGCAGAAGAAATAGTAAAAACTTTAGAAATGCAGCAGAACCTAACTCAACATAAACGTAAAAACAAATTGGATAAAAGTAATTGCTAAAGACACGTcagtcttaaataataatcgaaaGTGTAAACATGAAATAGAGAAAAGGAATTACAATTTAAAGTCGAAGAAGCTGTAATGCCTGAATAGAAAATCACAATACTTCGGATAAGATCAtacagaaaaatttatttgattgagAACTCTTTAAACCTTTAAGTTGAACGGACTCAAACCGAATACACTATGGCAACAGCACCAGCCGTTTTTATAACTGTGCCCAAGTACGTGGCTATAACACACACTCCAACCATGACATTGCCGAAGATTAGGCCAGCACCAACGACCACGTCATCACAAGGAACAATTAATGCAAATGCAGTGGTTGAGGATGGTGCTTCAGCGCCTAGGGGCAAGAAGCGACGCCTTGACCACCTATCTTGGGAAGAGAAAATACAAAGAAAGTGAGTcctggttttaatttttttaatttaggaacttttttaatgtataaaaaaataattgcagaAAATTAAAGAATCGTGTAGCCGCACAAACATCACGCGACCGAAAGAAAGCACGCATGGAAGACATGGAACATGAAATCGATGAACTGACACAAAAGacagaaattttgcaaaataaatgtgAAAGCTTACAAGCAATCAATGAATCACTTCTTGAAAAAAATCGCAAATTGGATATGGAAGTGGAACTCCTACGTCAAAAACTCAAcgaagtgcaacaacaacaaaagaaacaacaaGAGCAATTCGCCAGAAATATCGCCAAATTGAAGGCTAAAACAATAGTTGAATCTTGTGCCGGCTGTGAGTCCATACTCAATGGATCTGCAGTATCCATATATACTGACCCTCTGCAGCAGGGATCAACACAAATGGACTCTCAGCCGACAGAAGAACAACTGAAAAAGAGCAACTCAGTGGCGTCACTATGGAGGATTATTGCACTTTGCCTACTCTTCAAGATATGCTCCTCGTCGACGAAGAATTCGATGCCAGTAAATTGGAAGAGCTTGCCGAAAGCCTCTTGGCCGATATCGCAGCAGACATGGAAGCTGGTAATGGAGCgagcaatgaaaatgttgccaaAGTTGCAAGCAACGCAGAGCGATTGTCTGGATCAGTGGTGGGGCCCAAAACAGAGTGCTTGGAATCCAGccaacatacaaacacacaaagtGTCAGCTTAAGTGATACAAAATGGACATTATCCACAAAAAATGATACAAAAcgattacaaaataaatcaaCTACAGCGATAGATGATGAATTAAAAACTATGCCAAACAGTAATCCTACAATTGAattatcagcaacaacaacaacaatgcctaCAATAACTACTGACAAGGAAATATTTAGAATACAACAAGCAACTGATATCCATTCAATACCGCCGGATACAGTGTACGGTACATACGATGCCAAAACCAATTCAATAACAATTGTAATGGATGATGATGCAGTGCCAGTAAATGAGGCCGTCGAAGAAATATATTGTGATGGTGTAACACCGCAAATGGGTGACGAAATTAAATATCCCACACCCGCGACTACACCCTCACAAGTTTTTCTCAATGTGGTCGATGATTCGGACGATGACTTCAACTTCGACCCAATAGAGAGATTTCTGCGACCTAAACGCCCGTTAGCGAAATCACCTGCACCATCACTACATTCAACCGCCTCGGATCATGGTTATGAATCGATTATTGGTTCACCAACATCGACAGCGACAGAACAGTTCGACGCGAGTATTGAAGATTTCGGCTGGCAGGGTAGTTTTAACGATTTGTTTCCCAGTTTGATCTAAGTAGCACTATATACtacctatatgtatgttatattctCAATATTTCTTATGTAGATGCTGTAATTGGCAATAGTTGTAGGTGTAATGTTAGGCTTAGTATTTAATTTGTGTAGTATGTTAATATTGCTAATTTAATTGGGTACGTTATTGACAAACTGAGTCGGCAGAGCCGTCAAGTGGCTACTGCGTTAAataagattttatatattatatatttaaacttgAAAATGCTCAAATCACTAAGCACtggaaaaagttaaatttaattgtactctattttttatattttgtaaattatactatttatcgctgtatgtatttgaaaaataaatttagtggTTGTTTTATAGTCATTAAATGCAACTTGAAAATGGATGGAGcccatttgaaaaaaaaaacttacaaataaaatattaaaacaccaacacaaatagttttttttaacgaaaatgtTGTGAAGCAAGCTGAAATAAAGGCATTTCAATTCAAAATCGGGTGCAtttttatgtgtataaaaaattgcaaatataatttaataataaaaattgaaaattttattttcaatcccaaacatcttggtttaaaaattgagaaactattttttaattaaaaaattggagtagtagttaaaatttttttaacggcattacaaattgaaaatttaatttttaataacaatattggaattaaaaacttcaaatctactttttaatccaaaatgtttaaaataaaaaattcacagCCCTAGTTGCAGTACTGTATAACACTTTATAAgtactatttattttaaatacaattcaaaataaaacaaaatattttgcaagtCTTGATTGttacattatatattattatattaccaAGGATTTGTACGAGTCTTACTGAGACAAagtaaaactaatttaaaattaaattttatataagacAAAATTACTTacgattattttatataaaatacatatatatgtgtagagGGCAATTAAGTTAATCGTCAACTgaattatcaaaacaaaaagtatGGTAGTATCCTGCTACTGATAcatttgtgtacatatgtacgtatgagtTATGAATGAACGCGTTTGAAAAATCTAAGTGACGCAGCAACGTGTATACAGAGTCTTTTGTTGACATTTTAACAGCTATCCACTTAGAGCAGATAGTTACTAGTTAAAAGCCCACAGAAAAATCAATATTCACATGCAATAGGCTGAAAATGTGCTTCTTTCGCCTTTCGGTTGCGTATATTCACTCGATTTTTCTGTGTGCATACAATGGGTGTGTTGCAAAGGTATTACgtggattttttttaatatatatttaattaaaaaattacttgcTGTTTTCGTtgacaatataaaaaatatgaacggtttcttataaaattggttttgttgtgttgtttacaaATTCACTCATGCTTGGTTTATGTACAAATACAaaacttaaattattaaaaaaaaaattataatattaattacgaAACATAATATAA
This genomic window contains:
- the Xbp1 gene encoding probable protein phosphatase DDB_G0282105; the encoded protein is MATAPAVFITVPKYVAITHTPTMTLPKIRPAPTTTSSQGTINANAVVEDGASAPRGKKRRLDHLSWEEKIQRKKLKNRVAAQTSRDRKKARMEDMEHEIDELTQKTEILQNKCESLQAINESLLEKNRKLDMEVELLRQKLNEVQQQQKKQQEQFARNIAKLKAKTIVESCAGCESPSAAGINTNGLSADRRTTEKEQLSGVTMEDYCTLPTLQDMLLVDEEFDASKLEELAESLLADIAADMEAGNGASNENVAKVASNAERLSGSVVGPKTECLESSQHTNTQSVSLSDTKWTLSTKNDTKRLQNKSTTAIDDELKTMPNSNPTIELSATTTTMPTITTDKEIFRIQQATDIHSIPPDTVYGTYDAKTNSITIVMDDDAVPVNEAVEEIYCDGVTPQMGDEIKYPTPATTPSQVFLNVVDDSDDDFNFDPIERFLRPKRPLAKSPAPSLHSTASDHGYESIIGSPTSTATEQFDASIEDFGWQGSFNDLFPSLI